The Coffea eugenioides isolate CCC68of chromosome 8, Ceug_1.0, whole genome shotgun sequence genome has a segment encoding these proteins:
- the LOC113781548 gene encoding thioredoxin-like protein CITRX, chloroplastic has protein sequence MDSALSSSSSFHAPPRLGPSGMNLLQTHYSSSFFFNPVPNRNPISTANRPSLLSTQQPSRKLRCLPPAGKYVREDYLVKKLSAKEVQDLVKGERNVPLIIDFYATWCGPCILMAQELEMVWIVIGFSLYVSTMPLLFFSFF, from the exons ATGGACTCtgctctctcttcttcttcttcctttcatGCTCCGCCACGTCTTGGTCCCTCTGGCATGAATCTACTACAAACCCATTACTCCAGCTCTTTCTTCTTCAACCCCGTCCCCAACAGAAATCCCATCTCCACAGCCAACAGGCCCTCTTTGCTTTCAACTCAACAGCCATCAAGAAAGTTGCGTTGCCTACCACCTGCTGGCAAGTATGTCAGAGAGGATTATCTTGTG AAAAAACTGTCTGCTAAAGAAGTCCAAGATCTGGTGAAGGGAGAGAGAAATGTACCACTAATAATCGATTTCTACGCAACATGGTGCGGTCCCTGTATTTTGATGGCTCAAGAACTTGAAATGGTATGGATAGTAATTGGATTCAGCTTATATGTTAGCACAATgccacttctttttttttcttttttttaa